A stretch of DNA from Chionomys nivalis chromosome 22, mChiNiv1.1, whole genome shotgun sequence:
CTTATTTCTTTTCAGACACTtgatatagtaaatatataaaaatgtatatatttgttgCCTTACTCTAAATCTGCCAGACTTCAGTTTGAAACTCACAAGGATGTTACTAGGTTTATCTGGAAAAAGCAAAAGGCAAATCCTTGAGCAGAGCCAAGAGCCCTAGAAAGCAAGAATTTGAAGTGGGCTAGGGTGCTTGCCTTCCCAGAGAATAAAGCAAACAGTGAAACTGTAAAACCATGGGGTGCTGGTGGGAGGGCAGAACGGAACTCAGGAGCAGGTGCAAGTGCACAGACACCTAGTGCCAGATAGTATCTTTGTATGTATGCCATCATGTATGTCAATTGCTTACCCCCATACCAACATAAGTCCCAGACAGATCAAGGATTGAGCATAAATACAACTGTAAGTATTAGAAAACATGGAatatcttttcaaaaaaaaaaaatcttaggcaTGGAAAGGTTTTAACTATAACTTAAAATCTAGaatcaaaaacaaatgaatttgGCTAGAATCTACAGTACAGCCAAAATTCTGTAAATAAAAGCAGTAtatctaaaacaaagaaagaagtcatTGTTCACACATATAAAGTTCatgcacataaatttaaaaaaatcccagtaggaaattacaaaagaaagaaaagaaaaatattcagtttATTCATgcaaaataagatatttttaccttttaagttagtaaaaaaaaaaaaaagcaagccgagcggtggtggcgcacgcctttaatcccagcacttgggaggcagaggcaggcggatctctgtgagttcgagaccagcctggtctacaagagctagttccaggacaggctccaaaaccacagagaaaccctgtcttaaaaaaccaaaaaaaaaaaaaaaaaaagcaaaagtgttTAATAACTAACTGGTATCAGCGAGAGTGTGGAAATACAAGCCCCTCCAGTTGGTGGTTTGTGAATTAGTTCTGAAATCGAACAGGAAgtatttcttacatttatttgggTATGTGGTAGTGGTGGGGGGGGGCAAGGTGCTATGTATGGGGATCAGAGGGCAGCTTTCTGGAAGAGCCGGTTCTCTTCCTTTGCCATATGGGTctgagggatcaaactcaggcatCAGACTTAGCATCAAGAGTCCTCACCTGCTGGTATCAAGAGTcttcatctgctgagccatctttctggcccaaGTTGGAAGAACTTAtcaaaataaaagcctttctgtTGGCAGTATCTCTCCTAGACCTAATGCTGGAAAGAAACAAGCCTGGGTGCCCTGGAAAAGCAGCCCGTGCTCTAAGCcctgggctgtctctccagctcctaaccAGTGCTTTCAGTTACACTGGCGCTGatgctggggggtgggggcagatagGAAGCTAAATTTTCCTTCATCTCTGCTTTTTAGACGAATATGGTTGGACATTCCCTAGGATGTACTTGGCATTCTTTGAGGAATTCCCCTGGTGAAAAGATCAACTTACTAAAAAGAAGCCTCCTCAGTCTCCCGAACACAGACTACATCCAGCTGCTGAGTGAGATTGCCAAGGAGCAAGGCTTTACCATAACGTATCTGGACATAGGTATGGTCTCTTGTTTATCCTGACTTGTTTCgtttgttcctttttgttttattgttggtttggagacatgcttttaatcccagcactcagacacagaggtaggcagatctctgtgagttcgaggccagcctggtctataagagctagttccaggacaggctccagagctacagagaaaccctgtcttgaaaaaccagaaatttaaaaaaacaaaaagccctttCCTAAAGGATTTGCTTTACACACACCCAGCACTGACTGTCATGTTTACATGTGTCGTTACAGAGGAACTGAGTGCCAATGGACAGTATCAGTGTCTTGCAGAACTGTCCACCAGTCCTATCACCGTGTGTCATGGCTCAGGCATCTCCTGCAGCAATGCACAGAGTGACGCCGCGCACAATGCTCTGCAGTATTTAAAGATAATAGCAGAAAGGAAGTAGGAGCGGGTAGCTGAGCTCTGCAGCTGAGCTCTCCAGCCGCGCCTCCGTCCCTCTCGCACCTCTTCCCAGTGGCACATTTACTGCGATACACGTTGAGTCCTGTCCTGTCCATGTCTCTTCCGGGTCCGTCGGCCTTCCAGATCCAATTGTCTCCTGGTAGTTGCTGTTCAGCTCTTTTTAATGGCTTCAACTTTGTACTGGTATGTTGTATTTATAAACTTTGTACACAAGGCTGAATGCAGCACCCCTTTTACAAGATCAGGCTGGCTGGATGAACCTGCGTGTTTGACCTACAATGAGGCGCTAAAGTCCTGCTAGCAACAGTCTCGCTGCTGCTGAAACTTCCTTTGGGGGCGAGGCTTTGTGACGTGAATCCTGCTTTAGACTAGAGCGTTGAGGATTGTGCTGAATGTCACTGTTGGATTTCAGGGAACATGGTTGGTGTGCTGTGTATTTGAAACCGCTGAATAAAGAGCTGTTCTTATAACGGGGGCTCCGCTCATTTTATTAAATAGCTACTTATTTGATCGTAGCTTTCTTCTTTGTAGGTGAATGCTCTGATGGACATTTTCGTGCGGATGGCTTGTTATCTGCATGCCGCTAGCTTACTGCAGAAATTCAAAGGTAAAATCCTGTAGCTGAAGGACGATCCACAGGTATCTGTGGGCATCActgcttgatttttttcccccctaaGCCTGTGCAACATTGTGTTTTTCCTTGACACAAATATTTGTTGGTGAGTTAGTGGTTTGAAAAAGTATTACTACAGAAATGATGACAACAGAAACGTTTTCCAATTCATTCAATTCTTTTACCAGAATATTTCAAAGACTTGGCTTGATTTAGAGGTTAGAAAAAgagcaggagatggctcagtgggtcaagggGATTGCTGCTAACCTTGACAGCTTGCTGATTCTCAGaaccacatggaggaaggagagagttgACTCCCACGCgtggttctctgacctccacaggtgtgctatgacacacgcatacacacaatcAATCAATACATAAATGTCAAAATACATCCATTTGAAAAGCTGTGGGGAAAGACTGGAAAGGGTTAGATTCTTAAATGCACGATGACCTAGTTCCTTCTGGGAGCATGGCTGATATTCTATGAGACTTCTCCATGCTTGTCCTAGCTGGAGACAGCCACCAATCAGTCATCCTTTCTAGGCAGCCTGCGTTCAAAGAGTCACCGTACTGCCCACATTGGGATGATCATAATCTCATCTCAGTTCCAGAGTTCCCCATACGCGGGGACAGTTTACTCTGTCTTGTGGGTATTTTGTGGGTGGTTTggatttgaatttgttttttttttttttaaacagggtcactacatagccctagcggtcctggaactcactatgtagatcaaactgactttgaactccagagatcctcctgtctctgcctcccaagtgctagaattaaaggcctgtgccactacccCGGCTAGAGGCTGCCTTTGTGTTTGTGCTATCCCCACTTCTCCCTCTGCTTCACAGGCCTTCCTTTCCTGCCAGAGCTAGCAGCCCCTAATCTATCCTCTGATTTCAACTCCATTTGCTTCTCCGGAAGCCCATGCTGTGATGCTTGAAGAAGTGGCATAAGAAAGGAGAGTCAGTGGGATTTTgcacctccttctgcctcctggctTACAGGATGTGAGCCCCACTCGGTGATGGAAAACAGAGCCCACAGCCCCTAGGATGCTGGGGTAGCGCATTTATTACAACTTTAGACAGTAAGCTGAGCTGCCCAGCTTCTGTTTCAGATGACTGAGAAATATAGAAGCAACCAGCACTTAAGGATGGAAGAATTGGCCAGCTATTGCTAATCGCTGTTGCAGCCTTGAAAAATATGGCCAAATACGGGTGATTTAATGGCTGAGTCAACATCCCTAACCAAAGGATAAAAGAGTTGCTTTAGCTCAGGGTTTGAGAGAGTTTAGTTTCATACATTAGAACATTTGGACCCTTTGCTGTGGACTTGAGATGAAGCGTGATGGGGCAGTAGGAGCCGGTAGTACCTGATGAAggccaggaaggagagaaaagacaagTGCCAACCTGCACCCTCAAAGACACAGTCCCggtgacccacttcctctgccTAGGTCCACCTCTCATTCCCCTCAATAGTTTACTCAAATTTTTAACTCATTAGTACATTGAATTAGTACATTTGGTTATACCCTTCATGGCTTCATTGTCCCTGGGAACCTCAGATACACCCAGAAGGCTTTACTCACCAATATATTGTTTTCAATCCAGCGAAGTTGACAAAAACAACCATCATAATTGATCATTCAGAGCTCTGTGTGAAAGCCAAAAGGCCTTCCTGGAGGCCTAGGACCAGGCCTAGGACTGAATGGTAAGAATGGCAGGAGTTCAAAGAATTGAAAACTAGCTGGTTAGGTCTGCAGAAGCCATGACCTCTTTTGGGGGAAAAATGATTCCTTGGCCTCTGTGGCAAGACATATATCATAATAAAGCCATGTGGGAGATTTAGAAACTGATAACAAGATATTAACAAGAACCAGCGTTGCCTTCTATCGTCTCTGAAGGCGTGTCATATGTTTGTGCCTGTGcgaatgcatatatgtacacatgcgtGTGGGGGCTCGGGTCCATGTCAAGTGTTTTCTCTCACTGCTCTCCATTTTATGCATTGACAATAGGTTTCCCGTCCAGCCTGGAGCTCATTGGTTcaaccaggctggctggccagggagcccctgGAATGTGCCTGTCGCagtcaccccagcactggggtcacagacaCGGGCTGCCTTGCCACTTGCActctaaataaatgaaaacttcatAAAAAAAATGCCTCAAATATTTCTCCAAGACTGTTGGAAAACCGCCTTATTTGTAAGTTCCGAGGATCTGACTCATGCATGCAGGGCAAGTACTTTaatggactgagccatctcttctgttaatgacatcttgaaagaattcagggggctggagagttggctcagtggttaagaccactggctgttcttcccgaggtcctgagttcaatttccagcaaccccgtggtggctcagaaccatctgtaatgagatctagtgccctcttctggtgtgtgggcacacatggaggcagaatgctgtatacataataaataaatcaatcattttttttatggtttatggTTTTTATGGTTTAAATCACACATTCATTTAATC
This window harbors:
- the Prkra gene encoding interferon-inducible double-stranded RNA-dependent protein kinase activator A isoform X2, whose protein sequence is MPDPSKQPKNQLNPIGSLQELAIHHGWRLPEYTLSQEGGPAHKREYTTICRLESFMETGKGASKKQAKRNAAEKFLAKFSNISPENHISLTNMVGHSLGCTWHSLRNSPGEKINLLKRSLLSLPNTDYIQLLSEIAKEQGFTITYLDIEELSANGQYQCLAELSTSPITVCHGSGISCSNAQSDAAHNALQYLKIIAERK